The following coding sequences lie in one Camelus bactrianus isolate YW-2024 breed Bactrian camel chromosome 8, ASM4877302v1, whole genome shotgun sequence genomic window:
- the LDHAL6B gene encoding L-lactate dehydrogenase A-like 6B — translation MSWTVRVLRAGQRVGAAKANFLGLGMVLGPRQTAGVPLRGAWPVAPASEMATVKCELLKNLTSDEAVRCSKISIVGTGSVGMACAISILLKGLSDELALVDVDEGRLKGETVDLQHGSSFVKMPNIVYSKDYLVTANSSLVIITAGARQEKGETRLNLVQRNLAIFKLMISSIVQHSPRCKLIVVSNPVDILTYVAWKLSEFPQNRVIGSGCNLDTARFRFLIGQRLGIHSESCHGWILGEHGDSSVPVWSGVNIAGVPLKTLNVDIGTDKDPEQWKNVHKDVVASAYDIIKMKGYTSWAIGLSVADLTESILKNLRRVHPVSTRIKGLYGINEEVFLSVPCILGENGITDLIRVKLAPEEEARLQKSAKTLWEIQKELEF, via the coding sequence ATGAGCTGGACTGTGAGAGTCCTGCGGGCTGGCCAGAGAGTGGGCGCTGCGAAAGCGAATTTCCTGGGCTTGGGAATGGTGTTAGGCCCCCGCCAGACAGCTGGCGTCCCCCTCAGGGGCGCGTGGCCCGTCGCCCCCGCGTCTGAGATGGCGACCGTCAAGTGTGAGCTTCTGAAGAATCTCACTTCGGACGAGGCCGTTCGTTGCAGTAAGATCTCCATTGTAGGAACTGGATCGGTTGGCATGGCCTGTGCTATCAGCATCCTGTTAAAAGGCTTGAGTGATGAACTTGCCTTGGTGGATGTTGATGAAGGCCGACTGAAGGGTGAGACAGTGGATCTTCAACATGGCAGTTCGTTCGTCAAAATGCCAAATATTGTTTACAGCAAAGATTACCTTGTCACTGCAAACTCCAGCCTCGTGATTATCACAGCAGGTGCACGCCAGGAAAAAGGGGAAACACGCCTTAATTTAGTCCAGCGAAATTTGGCCATCTTTAAATTAATGATTTCCAGTATTGTCCAACACAGCCCTCGCTGCAAACTGATTGTTGTTTCCAATCCAGTGGATATCTTAACTTATGTAGCCTGGAAGTTGAGTGAATTCCCTCAAAACCGTGTTATTGGAAGTGGTTGTAATCTGGACACTGCCCGTTTCCGTTTCTTGATCGGGCAAAGGCTTGGTATCCATTCTGAAAGCTGTCATGGGTGGATCCTTGGAGAGCATGGAGATTCAAGTGTTCCTGTGTGGAGTGGTGTGAACATTGCTGGTGTTCCTCTGAAAACTCTGAACGTAGATATAGGAACTGATAAAGATCCTGAGCAGTGGAAAAATGTTCACAAAGATGTGGTTGCTAGTGCCTATgacattattaaaatgaaaggTTATACTTCTTGGGCCATTGGCCTATCTGTGGCTGATTTAacagaaagtattttgaaaaatcttAGGAGAGTGCATCCAGTTTCCACCAGAATTAAGGGTCTCTATGGAATAAATGAGGAAGTATTCCTCAGTGTTCCTTGTATCCTGGGAGAAAATGGTATTACTGACCTTATAAGAGTAAAGTTGGCCCCTGAAGAAGAGGCTCGTCTGCAGAAGAGTGCAAAAACTCTTTGGGAAATTCAGAAGGAGCTTGAgttttaa